The Sylvia atricapilla isolate bSylAtr1 chromosome 3, bSylAtr1.pri, whole genome shotgun sequence genome has a window encoding:
- the ELOVL5 gene encoding LOW QUALITY PROTEIN: very long chain fatty acid elongase 5 (The sequence of the model RefSeq protein was modified relative to this genomic sequence to represent the inferred CDS: deleted 2 bases in 2 codons) produces the protein MELMDKTINSYFDVWLGPRDPRVKGWLLLENYTPTFIFSVLYLLIVWLGPKYMRNKQPFSCRGILVIYNLGLTLLSLYMFYELVTGVWEGGYNFFCQDTHSGGEADMKIIRVLWWYYFSKLIEFMDTFFFILRKNNHQITVLHVYHHATMLNIWWFVMNWVPCGHSYFGATLNSFIHVLMYSYYGLSAVPAMRPYLWWKKYITQGQLIQFVLTIFQTSCGVVWPCAFPQGWLYFQISYMISLIILFTNFYIQTYNKKASSRRKEYQNGSTAIANGYTNSFSSLENNVKQRKQRKD, from the exons ATGGAACTAATGGATAAAACAATCAATAGTTACTTTGATGTTTGGCTTGGACCCAGAG acCCCAGAGTAAAAGGATGGCTTCTTCTGGAGAACTATACACCTACCTTTATCTTCTCAGTCTTGTACTTACTAATTGTATGGCTAGGACCAAAGTACATGCGGAATAAGCAGCCGTTCTCATGCAGAGGTATTCTAGTCATCTACAACCTTGGACTTACACTGCTCTCTCTGTATATGTTTTATGAG CTGGTGACAGGAGTATGGGAAGGAGGATACAATTTCTTCTGTCAGGATACACACAGTGGAGGGGAAGCTGATATGAAG ATCATACGTGTCCTCTGGTGGTACTATTTCTCCAAACTCATTGAGTTCATGGACaccttctttttcattttgagg aaaaacaaTCATCAGATCACTGTTCTGCATGTCTACCACCATGCAACAATGCTGAACATCTGGTGGTTTGTTATGAACTGGGTGCCTTGTGGTCACT CTTACTTTGGTGCCACACTGAACAGCTTTATCCATGTCCTCATGTACTCCTACTACGGACTGTCTGCTGTTCCAGCAATGCGTCCTTATCTGTGG TGGAAGAAGTACATCACTCAGGGGCAGCTG aTTCAGTTTGTCTTGACAATCTTCCAGACCAGCTGTGGTGTTGTTTGGCCATGTGCATTTCCTCAGGGATGGctgtattttcagatttcttaCATGATTTCTTTGATTATCCTCTTCACAAATTTCTATATTCAG ACTTACAACAAGAAGGCATCCTCGAGGAGGAAAGAGTATCAGAACGGCTCCACGGCTATTGCGAACGGGTacacaaacagcttttcttcccttgaGAACAATgtgaaacaaaggaaacaaaggaaggATTGA